In Arthrobacter sp. SLBN-112, a genomic segment contains:
- a CDS encoding copper resistance protein CopC: protein MRPVRRQLLSVMLGLFILAAATLGLAAPASAHDAAESTSPAQGASLAAPPGEVSVTFSNPPLGIGSSFSVKDASGTEWADGSVRIVDNVATQKLRSGGPAGAYTVAWRVVSSDSHPIEGTFTFTAASGSAPSGTAASGSPTTAGAVPAIGTAKPGVTEEPSAPAAAGEPFQWSIVLFAAVAVGLLVTLGVLARRRLSGDGDMPDDGDVPEGGDAPDGGDLADEARQ, encoded by the coding sequence ATGCGCCCAGTCCGCCGGCAGTTGCTGAGCGTGATGCTCGGTTTGTTCATCCTTGCAGCCGCCACCCTGGGCCTGGCAGCGCCGGCCTCCGCGCACGATGCTGCGGAATCCACCAGCCCGGCACAGGGAGCTTCGCTGGCGGCCCCGCCGGGTGAAGTTTCGGTGACCTTCAGCAATCCGCCGCTGGGCATTGGTTCCTCGTTCTCCGTCAAGGACGCGTCCGGCACGGAATGGGCTGACGGTTCCGTCCGGATCGTTGACAACGTGGCCACCCAAAAGCTGCGTTCCGGCGGCCCGGCAGGGGCGTACACGGTGGCGTGGCGCGTCGTCAGCTCCGATTCACACCCGATTGAGGGGACTTTCACGTTCACCGCGGCGTCGGGATCTGCCCCGTCCGGAACGGCGGCGTCGGGAAGTCCGACGACGGCCGGTGCTGTCCCGGCCATAGGCACCGCCAAGCCGGGAGTCACGGAGGAGCCCTCCGCGCCTGCCGCTGCGGGCGAGCCCTTCCAATGGAGCATTGTGCTGTTTGCGGCTGTGGCCGTTGGATTGCTCGTCACCCTGGGCGTCCTGGCCCGGCGCCGGCTTTCCGGCGACGGCGACATGCCGGACGACGGCGACGTACCTGAGGGCGGGGACGCGCCAGATGGCGGGGACCTGGCCGACGAAGCCCGGCAGTAG
- a CDS encoding NAD(P)-binding protein: protein MPGSAGTEQTTTVIIGTGLSGLAVAAELRRHGVDSIVVDGLDILGAAQPANTSSLQRCDAADSDTLRERNEILRHLRNYAASHSVDVRNTTRAVQLTMVEGPGETAAPQWQVHTPTGILVADHIVLTRCAHSQLRRMLSDFGIAVGKNVAAAMRAIGIYLVGVGELITPSPKEVLRQAKTVGQAISAKVNIDNVHGSGGAFPATGSFAVLTC from the coding sequence ATGCCTGGGAGTGCGGGGACCGAACAGACCACCACTGTGATCATTGGCACCGGCCTGTCCGGGCTGGCCGTGGCCGCTGAACTGCGGCGCCATGGCGTGGACTCCATCGTGGTGGACGGCCTGGACATCCTGGGCGCGGCGCAGCCGGCGAACACGTCGTCGCTGCAGCGCTGCGACGCCGCTGACAGCGACACCCTCCGGGAACGGAACGAGATCCTGCGCCACCTGCGCAACTACGCCGCAAGCCACAGCGTTGACGTACGGAACACCACCCGGGCAGTGCAGCTGACCATGGTTGAAGGACCGGGGGAAACTGCCGCGCCGCAATGGCAGGTCCACACGCCTACAGGCATCCTGGTGGCTGACCACATTGTCCTGACGCGGTGCGCCCACAGCCAACTGCGGCGCATGCTCAGCGACTTTGGCATTGCCGTGGGCAAGAACGTGGCAGCGGCCATGCGCGCCATCGGCATCTACCTGGTAGGCGTGGGCGAGCTGATCACGCCATCACCGAAGGAAGTGCTGCGCCAGGCCAAGACCGTGGGCCAGGCGATCTCCGCCAAGGTCAATATAGACAACGTCCACGGATCCGGCGGCGCCTTCCCGGCAACGGGCAGCTTTGCGGTGCTGACCTGCTGA
- a CDS encoding ATP-binding cassette domain-containing protein — protein sequence MSAGRAGAGPVTDGLAIETHGLSKRFGHQTAVDAVDLAVPHGAVFGFLGPNGSGKTTTIRMLLGLAAASAGTVNLLGRQMPDEFHDVLPRVGALVEGPAFYPFLSGAANLHRLDAAGRHTIPATRKARVERALERVGLEHAAGKRVHAYSLGMKQRLGIANALLSPRDLLVLDEPTNGLDPQGTREVRNLVRSLAHEGTTVFVSSHLLAEVDQMCTHAAVMSAGKLVAQGPLSELRQAGSTRLRLVTPDGDAARQVLARLGLAPEPGPAGSGKRELGQEGPGQAAPVPGPGQPGTVGAESAQTGHPYPEPGKASPDGETIVAALGVPAQQSAPLPEEVVAHLVQAGVRVRGFAVERESLEDRFVALTGEGFDVAQ from the coding sequence GTGAGTGCCGGCCGGGCGGGCGCTGGTCCGGTGACTGACGGGCTGGCGATCGAGACCCATGGCCTGAGCAAGCGGTTCGGCCACCAGACTGCCGTCGACGCTGTGGACCTTGCCGTCCCGCACGGTGCGGTGTTCGGTTTCCTGGGGCCCAACGGGTCCGGCAAAACCACCACCATCCGCATGCTGCTGGGGCTGGCTGCCGCGTCCGCCGGAACGGTGAACCTGCTCGGCCGGCAGATGCCCGATGAGTTCCACGACGTGTTGCCGCGGGTCGGCGCCCTGGTGGAAGGGCCGGCGTTCTACCCGTTCCTCTCCGGGGCCGCCAACCTCCACCGGCTCGATGCCGCCGGGCGGCACACCATTCCGGCCACCCGCAAGGCCAGGGTGGAACGTGCCTTGGAACGGGTGGGCCTGGAGCATGCGGCCGGGAAGCGCGTCCACGCGTACTCGTTGGGGATGAAGCAGCGGCTGGGCATAGCCAACGCCTTGCTCTCGCCCCGGGACCTGTTGGTGCTCGACGAGCCCACCAACGGGCTGGATCCGCAAGGAACCCGTGAGGTGCGCAATCTGGTCCGGTCCCTGGCCCACGAGGGCACCACTGTTTTCGTCTCCAGCCACCTGCTGGCCGAGGTGGACCAGATGTGCACGCACGCCGCCGTGATGAGCGCCGGCAAACTCGTGGCGCAAGGCCCCCTGTCCGAGCTCCGGCAGGCCGGCAGCACCCGGCTCCGGCTGGTCACCCCGGACGGCGATGCGGCACGGCAAGTCCTTGCCCGGCTGGGGCTGGCACCTGAACCTGGACCAGCGGGGTCCGGGAAAAGGGAACTTGGACAGGAGGGTCCCGGGCAAGCGGCACCCGTACCCGGCCCCGGACAACCTGGGACCGTGGGTGCGGAATCTGCACAAACGGGCCACCCATACCCTGAGCCCGGTAAGGCGTCGCCGGACGGCGAAACCATCGTGGCGGCCCTGGGCGTCCCGGCGCAGCAATCCGCGCCGCTTCCGGAAGAAGTGGTGGCGCACCTGGTCCAGGCCGGTGTGCGTGTCCGGGGCTTCGCCGTCGAGCGTGAAAGCCTCGAAGACCGCTTTGTGGCCCTTACCGGGGAAGGATTCGACGTTGCCCAGTAG
- a CDS encoding cation:proton antiporter — MFDAANIIFAAAGAAVFVAAVLPKLLRNMPLSMPMVFLGAGMGAFALIPSLPDPNPVEHRGFVMHLAEICVIISLMGAGLALDRPVGRKRWSTTWRLLGIAMPLCIVGLTLLGMWFLGLGLGAALLVAASLAPTDPVLASEVQVGEPADEEDGVEKEDEVRFGLTSEAGLNDGLAFPFVYLAIAISVAGASPSAWFPEWFGVDVLWRLALGLLVGFLTGKLLAMLFFSARRDSLRLSNHSEGFVALAATFLAYGLTQLAEGYGFIAVFVCAVTIRAAERSHGYHRVLHSYVEQLERLLTVVILVLLGGAIARGLLAGIGPAEVLVALAFLLVVRPLAGWLGLLGGKTGPRERVALSFFGIRGIGSLYYLAFALGEGHFADQAHWLWSFVGLVVALSIVIHGATTSPLMNRLDRLREKRALAVSGDEGLAPNTPV; from the coding sequence ATGTTCGACGCCGCTAACATCATCTTTGCCGCCGCCGGCGCTGCCGTCTTCGTCGCCGCGGTCCTTCCGAAGCTGCTGCGCAACATGCCCCTGTCCATGCCCATGGTCTTCCTAGGTGCCGGCATGGGCGCTTTTGCGTTGATTCCATCGCTCCCGGATCCCAACCCGGTGGAGCACCGCGGCTTCGTGATGCACCTGGCGGAAATCTGCGTCATCATTTCGCTGATGGGCGCCGGGCTGGCCCTGGACCGGCCGGTGGGGCGCAAGCGCTGGTCCACCACTTGGCGGCTGCTGGGTATAGCCATGCCCCTGTGCATCGTTGGCCTGACGCTGCTGGGCATGTGGTTCCTGGGCCTCGGGCTCGGTGCGGCGCTGCTGGTGGCTGCCAGCCTGGCCCCGACGGACCCGGTCCTGGCCTCCGAGGTGCAGGTGGGCGAACCGGCGGACGAGGAGGACGGCGTCGAAAAGGAAGATGAGGTGCGCTTCGGCCTCACCTCGGAGGCCGGCCTCAACGACGGGTTGGCTTTCCCGTTCGTCTACCTTGCCATCGCCATCAGCGTGGCCGGGGCCTCGCCGTCGGCCTGGTTTCCCGAATGGTTCGGGGTGGACGTGCTGTGGCGGCTGGCCCTGGGACTGCTGGTGGGCTTCCTGACCGGAAAACTGCTGGCGATGCTTTTCTTCTCTGCCCGCCGGGACAGCCTGCGGCTTTCCAACCACTCGGAGGGCTTCGTGGCCCTGGCGGCCACGTTCCTGGCGTACGGGCTGACGCAGCTGGCGGAAGGCTACGGGTTCATCGCGGTGTTCGTGTGTGCCGTGACCATCCGAGCAGCTGAGCGGAGCCACGGCTACCACCGGGTGCTGCACTCCTACGTGGAGCAGCTCGAACGGCTCCTGACGGTGGTGATCCTGGTCCTGCTCGGGGGTGCCATCGCGCGCGGACTCCTCGCCGGAATCGGCCCGGCGGAGGTGCTGGTGGCCTTGGCGTTCCTGCTGGTGGTAAGGCCCCTGGCGGGCTGGCTGGGGCTGCTGGGCGGCAAGACCGGGCCGCGCGAACGCGTGGCGCTGTCATTCTTCGGCATCCGCGGCATCGGGTCGCTGTACTACCTGGCCTTCGCGCTGGGGGAGGGCCATTTCGCTGACCAGGCGCACTGGCTGTGGTCGTTTGTGGGGTTGGTGGTGGCGTTGTCCATCGTGATCCACGGGGCCACCACCTCGCCGCTGATGAACCGGCTGGACCGGCTTCGCGAGAAGCGGGCGCTGGCGGTTTCCGGGGACGAGGGACTCGCGCCAAACACGCCGGTATAG
- a CDS encoding response regulator: MIKVLIVDDDFMVAKVHAGFIQRTPGFTVVGAAHTGAQAVAETQRLRPDLVLLDIHLPDVNGLDLMHRLRSVAPELDVLVISAAREVETVRKALRGGIVHYLIKPFSQSDLQERLEYYRNAYQGLDAAKEVAEQSDVNRVFGLDRAERPLPKGCSIETLKLVEAALNAAAADVSAAEVAQELGTSRVSARRYLEYLHDEGLLDVRLKYGVGRPERRYVLKA, encoded by the coding sequence ATGATCAAGGTCCTGATCGTCGACGACGATTTCATGGTGGCAAAGGTGCACGCCGGCTTCATCCAGCGCACACCCGGCTTCACCGTGGTGGGAGCGGCCCACACCGGCGCGCAGGCAGTTGCCGAGACCCAACGGCTCAGGCCGGACCTGGTGCTGCTGGACATCCACCTGCCCGATGTGAACGGCCTGGACCTGATGCACCGGCTGCGCAGCGTGGCCCCCGAACTGGACGTCCTGGTGATCAGTGCCGCCCGCGAAGTTGAAACGGTGCGGAAGGCGCTCCGGGGCGGCATCGTCCACTACCTGATCAAGCCGTTTTCCCAATCGGACCTGCAGGAGCGGCTGGAGTACTACCGCAACGCCTACCAGGGCCTGGATGCTGCCAAGGAGGTTGCCGAACAATCGGACGTTAATCGGGTGTTCGGCCTGGACCGCGCCGAACGTCCGCTGCCCAAGGGCTGCAGCATCGAGACCCTGAAGCTGGTGGAGGCCGCTCTTAACGCTGCCGCCGCTGACGTGTCCGCCGCCGAGGTGGCGCAGGAGCTCGGAACCTCCCGCGTCAGCGCCCGTCGCTACCTGGAGTACCTGCACGACGAAGGCCTGCTGGATGTCCGGCTCAAGTACGGGGTGGGGCGGCCGGAACGGCGTTACGTTTTGAAGGCCTGA
- the hutG gene encoding formimidoylglutamase: protein MPFHSPAVDVPPQPWTGRYDGDGPEHRRWWQAVTMESQPGPVDAPGGRSAGHPVASGRKPVALLGFASDEGVRRNKGRIGAEAAPAALRQALGPLAFHLDRTVADHGDVVVSGDRLEAGQERLGQSVASLLDAGHQTVVLGGGHETAYASYLGVSASAAVRSGQRLGVLNLDAHFDLRDEAVPSSGTPFLQMARAEADAGRDFRYAVVGISEPNNTRALFDTARKLGVGYLLDEDCEAERVQAFVADFLAETDVLYLTIDLDVLPAAVAPGVSAPAAYGVPLPVIMAVCRQVARSGKLLHLDVAELNPAFDVDGRTARTAARLVDTLLR, encoded by the coding sequence ATGCCCTTCCATTCCCCAGCCGTCGATGTCCCGCCGCAACCTTGGACAGGGAGGTACGACGGCGACGGACCGGAACACCGCCGCTGGTGGCAGGCAGTGACCATGGAAAGTCAGCCGGGGCCGGTGGACGCGCCGGGCGGCCGGAGTGCCGGGCATCCAGTGGCATCCGGCCGCAAGCCGGTGGCCCTGCTGGGCTTCGCCAGCGACGAGGGCGTGCGCCGGAACAAGGGCCGCATCGGGGCGGAAGCCGCACCGGCGGCGCTGCGACAAGCACTGGGCCCGCTGGCGTTCCATCTGGACCGCACCGTTGCCGATCATGGGGACGTGGTGGTGTCCGGGGACCGGTTGGAGGCCGGCCAGGAACGGTTGGGCCAGTCGGTAGCCTCCCTGCTCGATGCCGGCCACCAGACTGTCGTCCTGGGCGGGGGCCACGAAACCGCCTACGCCAGCTACCTTGGCGTCAGTGCGTCGGCGGCGGTCCGCAGCGGGCAGCGCCTGGGCGTGCTGAACCTTGATGCCCACTTCGACCTCCGCGACGAAGCGGTTCCAAGCTCCGGGACGCCGTTCCTGCAAATGGCACGCGCGGAAGCGGACGCCGGGCGCGACTTCCGCTACGCCGTCGTCGGTATCTCGGAGCCGAACAACACCCGGGCCCTGTTCGATACCGCCAGAAAACTGGGCGTCGGGTACCTGCTGGACGAAGACTGCGAGGCGGAACGGGTCCAGGCCTTCGTGGCGGACTTCCTGGCGGAAACCGACGTCCTGTACCTGACCATCGACCTTGACGTGCTGCCCGCCGCGGTGGCCCCCGGCGTCAGCGCCCCCGCGGCCTACGGTGTGCCGCTCCCGGTCATCATGGCGGTGTGCCGGCAGGTGGCGCGGAGCGGAAAGCTGCTGCACCTTGACGTGGCGGAGCTGAACCCGGCGTTCGACGTCGACGGCCGGACCGCACGCACGGCCGCCCGGCTGGTGGATACGCTGCTGCGCTGA
- a CDS encoding ATP-binding protein: MSLAGQYLLLQLLIVLAVLVGVVAISLAQSAAAFERTEGRRALSAAEALGGNPVVRELLPDTEPRGGAVLPAVAESVRIVSGSSRVALAKLDRTVVASSDPSLLGEPLELGESRVMEGRAWTGVVGGTPAPLLSAHVPVLDDAGRMIGIASISRNYPTVLERLGDAVPNLLTYLGVASVLGLAGSLLLSRRVKRQTLGMEPSEITSLVENREAMLHGLKEGVVALDLHERITVANHSARSLLGLPPDCVGKRVSGLAVEPALKEVLTGDQPGPDRLVLVGDRLVVMNRVPIRSRGKVIGSVATLRDRTELSELEHELGATRTATDTLRAQAHEFANQLHVISGLIQIGEYDSVVQFVNGATVDRTRLNDEVTGRIADPALAALLIAKSSLAAERGVALQLDPDSGLDKVDDALSRDLTTVVGNLVDNAFDAVTGLPQAAVRVLVEGSAGGDVVVTVRDNGAGVPGGSADHIFRQGFTTKEPGPAGSRGFGLAMSRVVCRRGGGNLTVANDHGAVFTAVLKRGSTQA; encoded by the coding sequence ATGTCCCTTGCCGGGCAGTACCTTCTGCTGCAGTTGCTCATTGTCCTGGCGGTGCTGGTGGGCGTGGTGGCCATCTCCCTGGCCCAGTCCGCGGCGGCCTTCGAACGGACCGAGGGCAGACGTGCGCTGTCGGCCGCGGAAGCGCTGGGCGGCAATCCGGTGGTGCGGGAACTCCTTCCGGACACTGAACCGCGTGGCGGTGCCGTGTTGCCCGCGGTGGCCGAGTCGGTGCGCATCGTCTCGGGTTCCTCCAGGGTGGCGCTGGCAAAACTTGACCGCACCGTGGTGGCCTCCTCGGACCCCAGCCTGCTGGGCGAGCCGCTGGAGCTCGGCGAGAGCAGGGTGATGGAAGGCCGGGCCTGGACCGGAGTGGTGGGCGGGACGCCCGCCCCGCTCCTGTCCGCCCACGTTCCGGTCCTTGACGACGCCGGCCGCATGATCGGGATCGCTTCCATCAGCCGCAACTATCCCACCGTGCTTGAGCGGCTGGGCGATGCCGTCCCCAATCTCCTCACCTACCTTGGGGTCGCCAGCGTCCTGGGCCTCGCCGGCTCCCTCCTGCTGTCCCGCAGGGTCAAGCGGCAGACCCTCGGCATGGAACCCAGCGAAATCACCAGCCTGGTGGAAAATCGGGAGGCCATGCTGCACGGCCTCAAGGAGGGCGTGGTGGCGCTCGACCTGCATGAGCGGATCACGGTGGCCAACCACAGTGCGCGGTCGCTGCTGGGGCTCCCGCCGGATTGCGTGGGCAAACGCGTGTCCGGACTGGCTGTCGAACCGGCTCTCAAGGAAGTCCTCACGGGGGACCAGCCCGGACCGGACCGGCTGGTGCTCGTCGGGGACCGCCTGGTGGTGATGAACCGGGTTCCCATCCGGTCCCGCGGCAAGGTGATCGGCTCGGTGGCCACGCTCCGCGACCGGACAGAACTCTCAGAGCTTGAGCACGAACTGGGCGCCACCCGCACCGCCACGGACACCCTTCGGGCCCAGGCGCACGAGTTCGCCAACCAGCTTCATGTCATCTCCGGCCTGATCCAGATCGGCGAGTACGATTCCGTGGTCCAGTTCGTCAACGGCGCCACGGTGGACCGGACCCGGCTTAACGATGAGGTGACCGGCCGGATCGCCGATCCTGCGCTCGCCGCCCTGCTGATCGCCAAGTCCAGCCTGGCCGCCGAGCGTGGGGTGGCCCTGCAACTGGACCCGGACTCGGGGCTGGACAAGGTTGATGACGCGCTGTCCCGGGACCTCACCACGGTGGTGGGGAACCTCGTTGACAACGCGTTCGACGCCGTCACCGGGCTTCCGCAGGCGGCCGTCAGGGTGCTGGTGGAAGGCAGCGCCGGGGGAGACGTGGTGGTGACGGTGCGGGACAACGGAGCCGGCGTCCCGGGCGGTTCAGCCGACCACATCTTCCGCCAGGGCTTTACCACCAAGGAACCCGGACCGGCGGGCAGCCGCGGCTTCGGGCTGGCGATGTCCCGGGTTGTCTGCCGCCGCGGCGGCGGGAACCTGACGGTGGCCAACGACCACGGGGCGGTCTTTACGGCCGTGCTGAAACGAGGGAGTACCCAGGCATGA
- a CDS encoding tripartite tricarboxylate transporter substrate-binding protein: MRQIRALRVAAIAAGIALMATGCGATSKGSTGSESSGAAAGPITGLQIMVPNTPGGGYDTTARAAAKVLDDEKISTNTEVFNLAGAGGTVGLARIVNEKGNGDLAMLMGLGVVGASYTNKSESKLTDTTPLARLIEEPGAIMVSKDSPYKTIDDLVKAWKADPGSISVGGGSSPGGPDHLLPMQLAGAVGIDATKVNFVSYDGGGDLLPAILGNKLGFAASGAGEYLKQIESGEVRVLATSGEKRLDGVDAPTLKESNIDLVFTNWRGVVAPPGISDKDKAALIAALEKMHGTDGWKEALKTHSWTDAFITGDQFKSFLTEQDKRVADVLTKLGLA, encoded by the coding sequence ATGCGCCAGATCCGCGCATTGCGAGTTGCCGCCATTGCCGCCGGCATCGCCCTGATGGCCACCGGTTGCGGTGCCACCAGCAAGGGCTCCACGGGTTCGGAAAGTTCCGGCGCCGCTGCCGGTCCCATCACCGGCCTGCAGATCATGGTCCCCAACACCCCCGGCGGCGGCTACGACACCACCGCCCGCGCCGCCGCCAAGGTCCTCGATGACGAGAAGATTTCCACCAACACCGAAGTCTTCAACCTGGCCGGCGCCGGCGGCACCGTGGGCCTGGCCCGGATCGTCAACGAAAAGGGCAACGGCGACCTCGCCATGCTCATGGGCCTGGGCGTCGTGGGTGCCAGCTACACCAACAAGTCCGAGTCCAAGCTGACGGACACCACCCCACTGGCCCGCCTCATCGAAGAGCCCGGCGCCATCATGGTCAGCAAGGACTCGCCCTACAAGACCATCGATGACCTGGTGAAGGCCTGGAAGGCCGATCCCGGCTCCATCTCAGTAGGCGGCGGCTCCTCCCCCGGCGGCCCGGACCACCTCCTGCCGATGCAGCTTGCAGGTGCCGTGGGCATCGACGCCACCAAGGTCAACTTCGTCTCCTACGACGGCGGCGGCGACCTCCTGCCCGCGATCCTCGGCAACAAGCTCGGCTTCGCCGCCTCCGGCGCCGGGGAGTACCTGAAGCAGATCGAATCCGGCGAGGTCCGCGTCCTGGCCACCAGCGGCGAGAAGCGCCTCGACGGCGTGGACGCACCCACGCTCAAGGAATCCAACATCGACCTGGTGTTCACCAACTGGCGCGGCGTGGTGGCCCCTCCGGGAATCAGCGACAAGGACAAGGCTGCCCTGATTGCGGCCCTGGAAAAGATGCACGGCACCGACGGCTGGAAGGAAGCGCTGAAGACCCACAGCTGGACCGATGCCTTCATCACCGGTGACCAGTTCAAGTCCTTCCTCACCGAGCAGGACAAGCGCGTAGCCGACGTCCTCACCAAGCTCGGGCTGGCGTGA
- a CDS encoding universal stress protein has product MGSQELHPDPAPDGGGSPAAPEGIVVGVDGSEHGQCALVWAAREAQRRRRPLHIVTAYAVPIFAASGLDGGYATVDDSVIREGAEAIAKQALEKVSMYDVEVSSSVENGDAAGVLLEISETAELLVVGTRGRGGFVGRLLGSVSSALPAHAKCPTVTVPLFCSDRLGETTEDRRIKAEQAKSGHRQVENVVVVGVDGSEQARVAVLEAADQAERLGAALRVVCAVPQYSGSLAWVPAPMDRKALFEDIRVTLDAGMAWLRSHYPRLQADYELKDGSPVDVLVEESRHVELVVVGTRGRGGFTGMLLGSTSDGVLHHAKGPVMVVPDREDSRLADRARFGPILGDAA; this is encoded by the coding sequence ATGGGCTCACAAGAGTTGCATCCGGACCCGGCCCCGGACGGTGGTGGTTCTCCGGCCGCTCCCGAAGGCATCGTGGTAGGCGTCGATGGCTCTGAGCACGGCCAGTGCGCCCTGGTGTGGGCCGCGCGGGAGGCCCAGCGCCGCCGTCGTCCCCTCCACATCGTGACCGCCTATGCGGTGCCGATCTTCGCCGCGTCCGGCCTGGACGGCGGCTACGCCACCGTGGATGACTCAGTCATCCGCGAGGGGGCCGAGGCCATCGCCAAACAGGCCCTCGAGAAGGTTTCCATGTACGACGTCGAGGTCAGCTCCTCGGTGGAGAACGGTGACGCCGCCGGAGTGCTGCTGGAGATCTCCGAAACCGCCGAGCTCCTGGTGGTGGGCACCCGCGGCCGTGGCGGCTTCGTGGGCCGGCTCCTGGGTTCGGTCAGCAGTGCCCTGCCTGCGCACGCGAAATGCCCCACGGTTACGGTGCCCCTGTTCTGTTCTGATCGCCTCGGCGAGACCACCGAGGACCGGCGCATCAAGGCAGAGCAGGCCAAGTCCGGGCACCGGCAGGTGGAGAACGTCGTGGTGGTGGGCGTCGACGGCTCGGAGCAGGCCCGGGTCGCTGTCCTTGAAGCGGCTGACCAGGCCGAACGCCTCGGCGCCGCGCTGCGCGTGGTCTGTGCCGTCCCTCAGTACAGCGGATCCTTGGCCTGGGTTCCCGCGCCGATGGACCGGAAGGCCCTGTTTGAGGACATCCGGGTCACTTTGGACGCCGGCATGGCCTGGCTCCGCAGCCATTATCCCCGCTTGCAGGCCGACTACGAGCTGAAGGACGGTTCGCCCGTCGATGTGCTCGTGGAGGAGAGCAGGCACGTGGAGCTGGTGGTGGTGGGCACCCGCGGCCGCGGCGGCTTCACCGGCATGCTCCTCGGCTCAACATCGGACGGCGTGCTCCATCACGCCAAGGGGCCGGTCATGGTGGTCCCGGACAGGGAAGACTCCCGCTTGGCCGACCGCGCACGGTTCGGGCCCATCCTGGGCGACGCCGCCTAG
- a CDS encoding NCS2 family permease, with protein sequence MLKQGSALDRYFKVTERGSNLSREIRGGFATFFAMSYIVVLNPLILSGPDSTGATLGFTAVAAVTALVAGVLTILMGAWGRHPFALATGLGVNAFVAVTVARNPGLTWPDMMGLVVLSGITMLILVLTGFRTAVFKAVPDGLKTAIVVGIGLFIALIGLVNAGFVRRIPDVAGTTVPVGLGFDGKLLGWPTAVFVFGLVLTIALVVRKIKGAILIGIITSTVLSVILEMTLHIGPSFDGKTSNPQGWSLVAPTFTGWSAPDLSLIGKANPFGAFSDLGFVAATLLAFVILLSIFFDAMGTMVGLANEAGTVDENGNIPDVDRVLQVDALGAIIGGGASVSSNQIYVEAGAGIGEGARTGVASIVTGLLFLVAMFFTPLINLVPFEAVAPALVVVGFMMVSQVGKIDWQDWGIAIPAFLTFTLMPFTYSIANGLGAGFIAYVLIRTVQGRVKDIHPLMWAVAAAFLLFFAIGPIEAALGM encoded by the coding sequence ATGCTTAAGCAAGGCTCTGCCCTGGACCGGTATTTCAAGGTCACGGAGCGCGGCTCCAACCTTTCCCGCGAGATCCGCGGCGGGTTCGCCACCTTCTTCGCCATGAGCTACATCGTGGTGCTGAACCCCCTGATCCTGTCCGGCCCCGACTCCACCGGGGCAACGCTCGGTTTCACCGCCGTGGCCGCGGTAACTGCGCTCGTAGCCGGAGTCCTGACCATCCTCATGGGTGCGTGGGGGCGGCATCCCTTCGCTCTGGCCACCGGCCTGGGCGTCAACGCCTTCGTGGCCGTGACAGTTGCCAGGAACCCGGGCCTCACCTGGCCGGACATGATGGGCCTGGTGGTCCTCTCCGGCATCACCATGCTGATCCTGGTCCTCACCGGTTTCCGCACCGCCGTCTTCAAGGCCGTCCCCGACGGGCTCAAGACAGCGATCGTGGTGGGCATCGGCCTGTTCATCGCCTTGATCGGCCTGGTCAATGCCGGGTTCGTACGGCGCATCCCGGACGTGGCAGGAACCACCGTGCCTGTGGGCCTGGGCTTCGACGGCAAGCTGCTGGGCTGGCCAACGGCCGTGTTCGTCTTCGGCCTGGTCCTGACCATCGCCTTGGTGGTGCGCAAGATCAAGGGCGCCATCCTGATCGGCATCATCACCTCCACGGTGCTGTCCGTCATCCTTGAAATGACCCTCCACATCGGCCCCAGCTTCGACGGCAAGACCTCCAACCCGCAGGGCTGGTCCCTGGTGGCCCCCACGTTCACCGGCTGGTCCGCCCCGGACCTTTCCCTGATCGGCAAGGCCAACCCGTTCGGGGCGTTCTCCGATCTCGGCTTCGTGGCCGCCACCCTGCTGGCCTTCGTTATCTTGCTCAGCATCTTCTTCGACGCCATGGGCACCATGGTGGGCCTGGCCAACGAAGCCGGCACGGTTGACGAAAACGGCAACATTCCCGACGTCGACCGCGTGCTCCAGGTGGACGCCCTCGGTGCGATCATCGGCGGCGGCGCGTCCGTCTCCTCCAACCAGATCTACGTCGAAGCCGGCGCCGGCATTGGCGAAGGCGCCCGGACCGGCGTCGCCTCCATCGTCACCGGCCTGCTGTTCCTGGTGGCCATGTTCTTCACCCCGCTGATCAACCTGGTCCCGTTCGAGGCCGTGGCTCCGGCGCTGGTGGTGGTGGGCTTCATGATGGTGTCCCAGGTGGGCAAGATCGACTGGCAGGACTGGGGCATTGCCATTCCGGCGTTCCTGACCTTCACCCTCATGCCGTTCACCTACTCCATCGCCAACGGCCTGGGCGCCGGCTTCATCGCCTATGTCCTGATCCGCACGGTCCAGGGCAGGGTCAAGGACATCCACCCGCTGATGTGGGCTGTGGCCGCGGCGTTCCTGCTGTTCTTCGCCATCGGCCCGATCGAGGCCGCCCTCGGCATGTAG